Below is a genomic region from Delftia tsuruhatensis.
TGGTCTTCAACGCCAGCGACCCCAGCGGCGCGGGCGGCCTGTCGGCCGACATCGCCACCATTGCCTCCGTGGGCGGCCATCCGCTGCCCGTGGTCACGGGCGCCTACGCACGCGACTCGGCCAAGGTCTTCGAACATTTTCCCTTCGACGACGAGGCCGTTGCCGAGCAGGCGCGCGCCGTGCTCGAGGACATTCCCGTCTCCGCCATCAAGGTCGGTTTCGTGGGCAGTCCTGGCAATCTGGCGGCCATCGCCGAGATCGCCTCCGACTACCCGGACATCCCCATCGTCAGCTACATGCCCGACCTGTCCTGGTGGGAGGAAGACCCCCTCGACCAGTACCTGGATGCCTTCAAGGAGCTTGTCCTTCCGCAAACGTCGGTGTTGGTCGGAAGCCACAGTACGCTGTGGCGCTGGCTGTTGCCCGACTGGAGCGGCAGCCGCAGCCCCACGGCGCGCGACATCGCCATGGCGGCCGAGGCCCTGGAAGTGCCCTACGTGCTGGTCACAGGCATGCCCCTGCCCGACCAGTTCGTGGACAACGTGCTGGCCACGGCCCAGTCGGTGCTGGGCAACAGCAAGTACGAACTGTTCGATGCCACGTTCACGGGCTCGGGCGATACGCTGTCGGCGGCGCTGACGGCCCTGGTGGCCAGCGGCAACGACCTGGGGCTGGCCACGCAGGAAGCGCTGGAATATCTGGACCGCAGCCTGGACAGCGGCTTTCGCCCCGGCATGGGCCACTTCATCCCGGACCGCATGTTCTGGGCCCAGCCCGAGTCCGACGACGAAGACGCCGAAGCGGCGGCCGAGCCGCCCGCGACCCTGGAATCCGATCCCCAAGCCATCGAAGGCTTCGTGATGCCTCCCCAT
It encodes:
- the thiD gene encoding bifunctional hydroxymethylpyrimidine kinase/phosphomethylpyrimidine kinase, which encodes MALNPSNSPSPDTDPMDEAAPVCVLVFNASDPSGAGGLSADIATIASVGGHPLPVVTGAYARDSAKVFEHFPFDDEAVAEQARAVLEDIPVSAIKVGFVGSPGNLAAIAEIASDYPDIPIVSYMPDLSWWEEDPLDQYLDAFKELVLPQTSVLVGSHSTLWRWLLPDWSGSRSPTARDIAMAAEALEVPYVLVTGMPLPDQFVDNVLATAQSVLGNSKYELFDATFTGSGDTLSAALTALVASGNDLGLATQEALEYLDRSLDSGFRPGMGHFIPDRMFWAQPESDDEDAEAAAEPPATLESDPQAIEGFVMPPHDTKH